The Anopheles coluzzii chromosome 2, AcolN3, whole genome shotgun sequence genome window below encodes:
- the LOC120948296 gene encoding kinesin-like protein subito isoform X1 yields the protein MKRAQPSFLNAIESSVDRRRRPRPISRVRLETLLADDRQSCVSLPQGSSRMPSTSELEELAEDQYEEDGANLESREEETVKVCLRLRPCTKTGGRMAFKIKDNVLIARCPGESQSTASQKHYTFSNVFEENVSQAEVYDCCIRPTIRPTLGEPGATFLTYGTSGSGKTYTLLGNETNPGIVPRSIEQIYEELYDNISTEPSLKMECMKPIPLSDESVLDELRKLRLIKSRLQGGEESRTVISDTIQQQHQFEPLDMGDKRVFIWISFVEIYNENVYDLLNVEGDYGKRKAMKVLSNDGNAYIKGLSTLYAGTKEDAYALLQYGLQSATYGATDVNSNSSRSHSIFTVTVITHSMATQRISQSVYKFCDLAGSERLKKTGTVGDRLKEAQKINTSLLVLGRCLETVHKNQKTKKLHELVPVRDSKLTMIIQSALLGKEPMTMIVNVYPTEEFYDENLNVLNFSSIAKQIVISKHPKIMKAPHSTRYSFFLSQAISSPSAKVDTHRLLMEYESLKLENDRLVAEAEQKSAEIVCLQKKLAIQEFQLRNELTDNFQQHFAKMEESYETRIRSAKELVVLPYKHQLASLENKLKSKEQIIMEMEDEQDDYEKKLKAYEEELSKYRLQQSRVRRLSV from the exons ATGAAACGTGCGCAACCCTCATTTTTGAACGCGATTGAAAGCAGTGTTGATCGCCGCCGGCGTCCACGTCCTATCAGTCGCGTACGGTTGGAAACATTACTGGCTGATGATCGTCAATCGTGTGTGTCTTTGCCCCAGGGATCGTCCAGGATGCCGTCCACATCGGAGCTGGAAGAGCTGGCCGAGGATCAGTACGAGGAGGACGGCGCTAACCTTGAGTCGCGGGAGGAGGAAACGGTCAAGGTGTGTCTGCGGCTGCGTCCCTGCACCAAGACCGGCGGACGCATGGCGTTCAAAATAAAGGATAACGTGCTGATAGCCCGCTGCCCGGGAGAGAGCCAATCCACCGCCTCGCAAAAGCACTACACATTTAGCAACGTGTTCGAGGAGAATGTGTCCCAGGCGGAGGTTTACGACTGCTGCATCCGGCCCACCATTCGCCCAACGCTCGGTGAACCGGGCGCTACCTTTCTCACGTACGGCACGTCCGGATCGGGCAAAACGTACACGCTACTGGGCAACGAAACCAATCCCGGCATCGTGCCGCGCTCGATCGAGCAGATCTACGAGGAGCTGTACGACAACATCTCGACCGAGCCGAGCCTCAAGATGGAGTGCATGAAGCCGATACCGCTGAGCGACGAGTCGGTGCTGGACGAGCTGCGCAAGCTGAGGCTGATCAAGAGCCGGCTACAGGGAGGCGAAGAAAGCCGCACAGTCATCAGCGAtaccatccagcagcagcaccagttcGAGCCGCTGGACATGGGCGACAAGCGGGTGTTCATATGGATTTCGTTCGTCGAGATCTACAACGAGAACGTGTACGATCTGCTGAACGTGGAGGGCGATTATGGCAAGCGCAAAGCGATGAAGGTGCTGTCGAACGATGGCAACGCGTACATCAAGGGACTGTCGACGCTGTACGCCGGGACGAAGGAGGACGCGTACGCCCTGCTGCAGTACGGGCTGCAGAGCGCGACGTACGGTGCGACGGACGTGAACAGTAACTCGAGCCGATCGCACAGCATCTTCACCGTCACCGTCATCACGCACTCCATGGCGACGCAGCGCATCTCCCAGTCGGTGTACAAGTTTTGCGATCTCGCCGGCTCGGAGCGGCTCAAGAAAACGGGCACCGTGGGCGACCGGTTGAAGGAGGCGCAAAAGATCAACACctcgctgctggtgctgggcCGCTGTCTGGAGACGGTGCACAAGAATCAGAAAACGAAGAAACTGCACGAGCTGGTGCCGGTTCGCGACTCGAAGCTCACCATGATCATCCAATCCGCCCTGCTGGGCAAGGAACCGATGACGATGATTGTGAACGTCTACCCCACGGAGGAGTTTTACGACGAAAACCTGAACGTGCTGAACTTTTCGTCGATCGCGAAGCAGATCGTCATTAGCAAGCATCCGAAGATTATGAAGGCGCCTCACAGCACGCGCtactcgttcttcctttcgcAAGCCATCAGCAgcccgtccgcgaaggtggaCACGCACCGGTTGCTGATGGAATACGAGAG CTTGAAGCTGGAAAATGATCGTTTGGTTGCGGAAGCCGAGCAAAAGTCGGCGGAAATCGTGTGCCTGCAGAAGAAGCTGGCCATACAGGAGTTTCAGCTGCGCAACGAGCTGACGGATAATTTTCAGCAGCATTTTGCCAAGATGGAAGAATCGTACGAGACGCGCATCCGGAGTGCTAAAGAGTTGGTCGTACTGCCCTACAAGCATCAG CTGGCATCGTTGGAGAATAAGCTGAAATCAAAAGAGCAAATAATTATGGAGATGGAAGACGAACAGGATGACTATGAGAAGAAACTGAAAGCTTACGAGGAAGAGCTCAGCAAGTACCGTCTGCAGCAAAGCCGCGTCCGACGACTGTCGGTGTAA
- the LOC120948296 gene encoding kinesin-like protein subito isoform X2, which yields MPSTSELEELAEDQYEEDGANLESREEETVKVCLRLRPCTKTGGRMAFKIKDNVLIARCPGESQSTASQKHYTFSNVFEENVSQAEVYDCCIRPTIRPTLGEPGATFLTYGTSGSGKTYTLLGNETNPGIVPRSIEQIYEELYDNISTEPSLKMECMKPIPLSDESVLDELRKLRLIKSRLQGGEESRTVISDTIQQQHQFEPLDMGDKRVFIWISFVEIYNENVYDLLNVEGDYGKRKAMKVLSNDGNAYIKGLSTLYAGTKEDAYALLQYGLQSATYGATDVNSNSSRSHSIFTVTVITHSMATQRISQSVYKFCDLAGSERLKKTGTVGDRLKEAQKINTSLLVLGRCLETVHKNQKTKKLHELVPVRDSKLTMIIQSALLGKEPMTMIVNVYPTEEFYDENLNVLNFSSIAKQIVISKHPKIMKAPHSTRYSFFLSQAISSPSAKVDTHRLLMEYESLKLENDRLVAEAEQKSAEIVCLQKKLAIQEFQLRNELTDNFQQHFAKMEESYETRIRSAKELVVLPYKHQLASLENKLKSKEQIIMEMEDEQDDYEKKLKAYEEELSKYRLQQSRVRRLSV from the exons ATGCCGTCCACATCGGAGCTGGAAGAGCTGGCCGAGGATCAGTACGAGGAGGACGGCGCTAACCTTGAGTCGCGGGAGGAGGAAACGGTCAAGGTGTGTCTGCGGCTGCGTCCCTGCACCAAGACCGGCGGACGCATGGCGTTCAAAATAAAGGATAACGTGCTGATAGCCCGCTGCCCGGGAGAGAGCCAATCCACCGCCTCGCAAAAGCACTACACATTTAGCAACGTGTTCGAGGAGAATGTGTCCCAGGCGGAGGTTTACGACTGCTGCATCCGGCCCACCATTCGCCCAACGCTCGGTGAACCGGGCGCTACCTTTCTCACGTACGGCACGTCCGGATCGGGCAAAACGTACACGCTACTGGGCAACGAAACCAATCCCGGCATCGTGCCGCGCTCGATCGAGCAGATCTACGAGGAGCTGTACGACAACATCTCGACCGAGCCGAGCCTCAAGATGGAGTGCATGAAGCCGATACCGCTGAGCGACGAGTCGGTGCTGGACGAGCTGCGCAAGCTGAGGCTGATCAAGAGCCGGCTACAGGGAGGCGAAGAAAGCCGCACAGTCATCAGCGAtaccatccagcagcagcaccagttcGAGCCGCTGGACATGGGCGACAAGCGGGTGTTCATATGGATTTCGTTCGTCGAGATCTACAACGAGAACGTGTACGATCTGCTGAACGTGGAGGGCGATTATGGCAAGCGCAAAGCGATGAAGGTGCTGTCGAACGATGGCAACGCGTACATCAAGGGACTGTCGACGCTGTACGCCGGGACGAAGGAGGACGCGTACGCCCTGCTGCAGTACGGGCTGCAGAGCGCGACGTACGGTGCGACGGACGTGAACAGTAACTCGAGCCGATCGCACAGCATCTTCACCGTCACCGTCATCACGCACTCCATGGCGACGCAGCGCATCTCCCAGTCGGTGTACAAGTTTTGCGATCTCGCCGGCTCGGAGCGGCTCAAGAAAACGGGCACCGTGGGCGACCGGTTGAAGGAGGCGCAAAAGATCAACACctcgctgctggtgctgggcCGCTGTCTGGAGACGGTGCACAAGAATCAGAAAACGAAGAAACTGCACGAGCTGGTGCCGGTTCGCGACTCGAAGCTCACCATGATCATCCAATCCGCCCTGCTGGGCAAGGAACCGATGACGATGATTGTGAACGTCTACCCCACGGAGGAGTTTTACGACGAAAACCTGAACGTGCTGAACTTTTCGTCGATCGCGAAGCAGATCGTCATTAGCAAGCATCCGAAGATTATGAAGGCGCCTCACAGCACGCGCtactcgttcttcctttcgcAAGCCATCAGCAgcccgtccgcgaaggtggaCACGCACCGGTTGCTGATGGAATACGAGAG CTTGAAGCTGGAAAATGATCGTTTGGTTGCGGAAGCCGAGCAAAAGTCGGCGGAAATCGTGTGCCTGCAGAAGAAGCTGGCCATACAGGAGTTTCAGCTGCGCAACGAGCTGACGGATAATTTTCAGCAGCATTTTGCCAAGATGGAAGAATCGTACGAGACGCGCATCCGGAGTGCTAAAGAGTTGGTCGTACTGCCCTACAAGCATCAG CTGGCATCGTTGGAGAATAAGCTGAAATCAAAAGAGCAAATAATTATGGAGATGGAAGACGAACAGGATGACTATGAGAAGAAACTGAAAGCTTACGAGGAAGAGCTCAGCAAGTACCGTCTGCAGCAAAGCCGCGTCCGACGACTGTCGGTGTAA
- the LOC120951194 gene encoding tyrosine-protein kinase transmembrane receptor Ror2-like, whose protein sequence is MSDGDVCTAAGRPPHRRTQWVALLSSVAYVAVGTVLLASLTAPSPVAAVSTSAAALRHGGGTKDTFGWDDAGDEEEGYCAPYNGKVCKRFINSRQVWYSREDGTGGWENEKITTALFEDLINDLPPSCRPAAEKLLCAYAFPQCVIKDGATIRLPLCYEDCVATYLQFCYNDWALIEEKKERGDVIKSRGHFRLPNCEELPRYNKTAKPPVCSHVGLTELVSEEVTYDCRMGNGRFYLGTVNVTSTGIPCQKWDSQEPHSHHKPPLVFAELQDAENYCRNAGGEEPTPWCYTMDKTVRWQACDIPLCPNSTDASDIRGKIDMTMESVFTPSMIFLLSGIGFVAIVLLHLMVLLCYRVSRHRRNRRQSGAAGYNPTATAQDGQGIDINKLPSNVNYHRTGAQLNPKLEKLEFPRNNIIYIKDLGQGAFGRVFQAKAPGLVAGEDFTLVAVKMLKDEASQDLQVDFEREACLLAEFDHPNIVKLLGVCAIGRPMCLLFEFMARGDLNEFLRQCSPFAQQNRADSISTELSHGDLLNIAHQIASGMVYLSERKFVHRDLATRNCLIDDHMVVKIADFGLSHKIYLQDYYKGDENDAIPIRWMPLESILYNKYTIESDVWAYGVCLWEIFSFAMQPYYGMTHEEVVKFVKEGNMLGCPENTPLTVYDLMRKCWSRKPNDRPSFHVIYQKLQQIRADFDGKMLM, encoded by the exons ATGAGCGACGGGGATGTCTGCACAGCCGCCGGTCGTCCTCCTCACAGGCGAACACAATGGGTGGCTTTGTTGTCGAGCGTCGCGTACGTCGCGGTCGGAACGGTGCTGCTAGCGTCCCTTACCGCACCCAGCCCGGTCGCGGCCGTTTCAACATCGGCGGCCGCACTACGGCACGGCGGTGGAACGAAAGACACCTTCGGATGGGACGATGCCGGGGACGAGGAGGAAGGCTACTGTGCGCCGTACAATGGGAAGGTGTGCAAACGGTTCATCAACAGCCGGCAGGTGTGGTACAGCCGGGAGGATGGGACGGGCGGTTGGGAGAATGAGAAAATCACCACCGCCCTGTTTGAGGATCTGATCAACGATCTGCCACCGTCGTGCCGTCCGGCAGCAGAG AAATTGCTCTGTGCGTATGCGTTTCCGCAGTGCGTCATCAAGGATGGGGCCACGATACGGTTGCCGCTGTGCTACGAAGACTGTGTGGCGACGTACCTGCAGTTTTGCTACAACGATTGGGCGCTGATAGAGGAGAAGAAAGAACGTGGCGATGTGATCAAGTCGCGGGGACACTTTCGGCTGCCCAACTGCGAGGAATTGCCGCGGTACAACAAAACGGCCAAACCGCCCGTATGCTCGCATGTTGGGCTGACCGAACTGGTGTCGGAGGAAGTTACTT aTGATTGTCGCATGGGAAATGGAAGGTTTTATCTTGGCACGGTAAATGTAACGAGCACAGGCATACCGTGCCAGAAGTGGGACTCGCAGGAGCCTCACTCACATCACAAACCGCCGCTGGTGTTTGCGGAGCTACAGGATGCGGAAAACTATTGCCGAAATGCGGGCGGGGAAGAACCGACACCGTGGTGCTACACAATGGACAAAACCGTTCGATGGCAGGCCTGTGATATTCCACTCTGTC CCAACTCGACCGATGCTAGCGACATTCGCGGTAAGATCGACATGACCATGGAATCGGTCTTTACCCCGTCGATGATCTTCCTCCTCTCCGGCATCGGATTCGTGGCGATCGTACTGCTCCACCTGATGGTGCTGCTTTGCTACCGTGTGTCGCGGCACCGGCGCAATCGCCGACAGTCGGGCGCTGCCGGATACAACCCAACCGCCACCGCACAGGACGGCCAGGGTATCGACATCAACAAGCTGCCCTCGAACGTCAACTACCACCGGACCGGTGCGCAGCTGAATCCGAAGCTGGAAAAGCTGGAATTCCCTCGCAACAACATCATCTACATCAAGGACCTCGGGCAGGGTGCGTTCGGGCGGGTGTTTCAAGCGAAAGCGCCCGGTCTGGTGGCGGGCGAAGATTTTACGCTCGTCGCAGTGAAGATGCTAAAGGACGAGGCGAGCCAAGACCTGCAGGTGGATTTCGAGCGGGAAGCCTGCCTGCTGGCCGAATTTGACCATCCCAACATCGTGAAGCTGCTCGGCGTCTGCGCCATCGGCCGTCCGATGTGTTTGCTGTTCGAGTTTATGGCGCGCGGCGATCTGAACGAGTTCCTGCGCCAGTGCTCCCCGTTCGCGCAGCAAAACCGGGCGGACAGCATCAGCACCGAGCTGTCGCACGGCGATCTGCTCAACATTGCGCACCAGATTGCGTCCGGCATGGTGTACTTGTCCGAGCGCAAGTTTGTGCACCGCGATCTGGCCACCCGCAACTGTCTGATCGATGACCATATGGTGGTGAAGATCGCCGACTTCGGGCTGTCGCACAAGATCTACCTGCAGGATTACTACAAGGGCGACGAGAACGATGCCATCCCGATACGCTGGATGCCGCTGGAAAGCATCCTCTACAACAAGTACACGATCGAGTCGGACGTGTGGGCGTACGGTGTTTGCCTGTGGGAGATATTCTCGTTCGCGATGCAACCGTACTACGGCATGACGCACGAGGAGGTGGTGAAGTTCGTGAAGGAGGGCAACATGCTCGGCTGCCCGGAGAACACGCCGCTGACCGTGTACGATCTGATGCGCAAGTGCTGGAGCCGCAAGCCGAACGATCGGCCCAGCTTTCACGTGATCTACCAGAAGCTGCAGCAGATACGGGCCGATTTCGACGGGAAGATGCTGATGTAG